Genomic segment of Candidatus Neomarinimicrobiota bacterium:
GTGTGAGTCCGCTCGAAGCAGCTTGTTACACGGACACCAACACCCTTTTCGAGCTATTTTCATCCTTGAAGACAACATCGATTTCACAGCCTAGAACTTGAAGTAGATTAAACATCTTGTTAACAGATTTTGTCACATTCGTTTGATCAAGTAGCCGGTAATATTGTGCAGGAGAAGTACCAAGCCGACGAATAATCTCCCTATTACTGAGTTGGGTCTCTTCAACATGTCTTTTAGCTTCAATTGTCAGCTTGTAGAGAAGAAGTTCAGTCATATAGTTTGGATCACGGTTGTACTCAAGTACATGATCAATATGAACTGTCCCTGTTTTACCATCTTGCAACTCGAATGAGAAGGCGTCACCACCAAAATCTTCATCAATCCAGAAATTGATTAGTGGATTCTTTTTAAGTGGTACTGGATCCAACTTTGCGAAAGGATAACCATAGGTAGAATCATCGGTGCCTACTGAGAAAGTTTTTTTGTTCCTGTTTACTTCGATATTTATGATCTTCATAGTTTCCCCTCCTCAATTAGTTCTTTTATGAATTTTAGGATAGTACGTGTAGCGGTTCCTTTCATTGGCATATCATTTTCGAGGTCCCATTTTAGGATCATATTTCCATCCTTGTACACATGTACATGCCTGGGGGAGTGGTCTCCAATCCAAGAGAGAAATACATAGCCGCCTCTTTTGACCTTACCCATGGCTAATGTTACCTTTCACGGTAACGCATGTCAAGAAGAAAAATGAATTGTTGTTCGCTCCTGAGATTCTACTTCTCCAAACTTCCGTGTAACGTACCGGGCTAACTCAGGAATAGCTGTGAATTCGTTGTAAATCTTCGGCTTCTTTTGTACTTGCCCAATACAAATCCCACCTTTGTTGGAGATTCATCCAGAAGTCTGGTGTATTCCCAAAAAATCTTGAGAATCGTAGAGCAGTACTGGGAGTAATTCCTCTTTTTCCATTTACGAGTTCATTAATTCTCTGGAAGGGGACATGTATAGCAATAGAAAGATGCTTTTGGGTAATATCCATTGGTTTCAAGAATTCTTCAAGCAACATTTCACCTGGATGTGTTGGCATTCTGTTTGTTGGTATTCTGACCATTTTATTCTCCTTTAGTGGTAATCCGTTACTTCTACATCTATTGGATCGAGTTCAGTCCAGCTAAAACAAATTCGATACTGATTATTTATGCGAATACTGTATTGACC
This window contains:
- a CDS encoding HigA family addiction module antitoxin, which produces MVRIPTNRMPTHPGEMLLEEFLKPMDITQKHLSIAIHVPFQRINELVNGKRGITPSTALRFSRFFGNTPDFWMNLQQRWDLYWASTKEAEDLQRIHSYS